A window from Nitrospirota bacterium encodes these proteins:
- a CDS encoding FAD-dependent oxidoreductase, with translation MKRDPICNMDVREEGITFACDGITYYFCSEGCREKFIQGHECKLLKTAYDLIIIGGGPAGLTAAVYAATLKINAFLIAKDIGGQAIDSTRVENYMGFDFITGPELIEKFQYQLIHSHHIDHMLTEVEKIEPVKGGFTVVTSELKKYLAKTLIIATGMTRRRLNVPGESDFQRKGLFYGNIQDISFVHGEDAAVVGGGNSALQIVENLHTIAKNIYVVSDSVLTADTAMLERIRQFKNLTTYEEFKVLQFSGDTTITGITIRRKAGEETLKIPVRGIFIAIGLQPNSSLVSHLVQLNERKEIIVNSDCSTTYAGIFAAGDVTNAFGKRIIIASGEGAKAALAARQYLLNIRREETVKD, from the coding sequence ATGAAGAGAGACCCCATCTGCAACATGGACGTCAGGGAAGAAGGAATCACCTTTGCATGTGACGGCATTACCTATTATTTTTGTTCGGAGGGATGTCGGGAAAAGTTCATTCAGGGTCATGAATGCAAATTATTAAAAACAGCGTACGATCTAATCATCATTGGAGGTGGACCGGCGGGCCTTACCGCTGCGGTCTATGCCGCGACGCTGAAGATAAATGCCTTTCTTATCGCGAAAGACATCGGCGGGCAGGCTATAGACAGTACAAGAGTCGAAAATTATATGGGTTTTGACTTCATAACAGGGCCTGAGCTCATAGAGAAGTTCCAATACCAGTTAATCCATTCTCATCACATAGACCATATGTTGACCGAAGTCGAAAAGATCGAACCCGTTAAGGGCGGCTTTACGGTCGTTACATCGGAACTGAAGAAGTATCTTGCTAAAACACTGATTATTGCAACCGGAATGACAAGGAGAAGACTGAATGTTCCAGGTGAGAGTGACTTTCAGAGGAAAGGGTTGTTTTACGGGAATATCCAGGACATTTCCTTTGTTCACGGTGAAGACGCGGCAGTCGTGGGCGGTGGGAACTCAGCCCTGCAAATCGTCGAAAACCTGCATACTATCGCAAAAAATATATATGTGGTATCCGATTCCGTGCTTACTGCAGATACCGCAATGCTCGAAAGGATTAGACAATTCAAGAATCTGACAACATACGAGGAGTTTAAGGTTCTTCAATTTTCCGGCGATACTACTATCACGGGTATAACGATAAGAAGAAAGGCCGGCGAAGAAACGCTGAAAATTCCTGTCAGAGGTATATTTATAGCCATTGGGTTACAGCCGAATTCATCTCTTGTATCTCACCTCGTTCAACTGAATGAACGAAAAGAGATCATAGTCAATTCCGATTGTTCTACGACGTATGCAGGTATTTTTGCTGCGGGTGATGTCACCAATGCCTTTGGCAAAAGAATTATCATTGCATCTGGGGAAGGGGCTAAAGCAGCGCTTGCAGCAAGGCAATATTTACTCAACATCAGAAGAGAGGAAACGGTGAAGGATTAG
- a CDS encoding isoprenylcysteine carboxylmethyltransferase family protein, with amino-acid sequence MHGENISYAYGFWSLVIVNIGLFTFFIISFLAPLKKRDWRSMGATLAFFVALFTEMYGFPLTIYLLTGLLGSKYPVLNPFSHASGHLWLAFLGGGAAMMAVIHIISNAMVIVGFAIMWKGWKLIHGAKGELVTDGPYAYVRHPQYSGLFIIMIGMLIQWPTLITALMFPVLLLVYYRLSKREEGEMIKLFGDDYRKYIEKTPMFMPRLARQP; translated from the coding sequence ATGCATGGTGAGAATATTTCTTATGCCTATGGATTCTGGAGTCTCGTTATCGTAAATATCGGACTCTTTACCTTCTTTATTATAAGTTTCCTCGCACCACTTAAGAAAAGGGATTGGCGCTCGATGGGCGCTACTCTTGCCTTTTTTGTCGCTCTGTTCACAGAGATGTACGGATTCCCTCTCACGATTTACCTCCTCACGGGTCTTCTCGGCAGTAAATACCCGGTACTGAATCCTTTTTCCCATGCGAGCGGTCATCTGTGGCTCGCTTTTCTCGGAGGCGGTGCAGCAATGATGGCGGTCATTCATATTATCAGCAACGCTATGGTCATCGTCGGATTTGCGATAATGTGGAAAGGATGGAAGTTAATCCACGGCGCAAAGGGGGAGCTGGTCACAGACGGCCCTTATGCCTACGTGAGGCATCCTCAGTACTCAGGCCTTTTCATCATTATGATCGGGATGCTTATCCAGTGGCCGACCCTGATTACGGCGCTTATGTTTCCCGTTCTTCTCCTTGTGTATTACCGTCTCTCAAAGAGAGAGGAGGGGGAAATGATCAAACTGTTCGGAGATGATTACAGAAAATATATTGAGAAAACGCCGATGTTCATGCCGAGATTGGCGAGGCAACCTTAA